The following are from one region of the Chloroflexota bacterium genome:
- a CDS encoding sugar ABC transporter permease translates to MDRLVVAIAAVAAVVTSGVVYVTVGERILGLLPQNGRRAARPWLWLAPALASVVAFLVLPTVNTVLLSVRNPSTGAWIGLAHYASVLGDPSVQVALRNNLLWIVVFPTAVVLLGLTIALLTDQVRYERVAQAVVFLPMAISFVAAGVIWRLMYEFRPPPLPQTGTLNAFLMFVAPGFDPHAWLIDNPPWNNLALIVAAAWVWTGFCMVVLSAALKGVPSEIREAARVDGATELQAVRFVVIPMLGDTIAVVATTMVIFALKAFDIVYVMTNGNYETEVIANRMYKEMFTVRDFGHASALAVVLLLAVVPAIALNLRRFRQQGAR, encoded by the coding sequence ATGGATCGACTTGTCGTCGCCATTGCCGCCGTGGCGGCAGTCGTCACCTCGGGCGTCGTCTACGTCACGGTTGGCGAGCGCATTCTGGGCCTCCTGCCGCAAAACGGCCGGCGCGCGGCGCGCCCATGGCTGTGGCTGGCGCCCGCCCTCGCGTCGGTCGTGGCATTTCTCGTTCTTCCCACCGTCAATACGGTCCTGCTGTCCGTGCGCAATCCATCGACCGGCGCGTGGATTGGGCTCGCCCACTACGCGTCCGTGCTGGGCGATCCGAGCGTGCAGGTCGCCCTCCGAAACAACCTCCTGTGGATCGTCGTCTTCCCGACCGCGGTGGTCCTCCTGGGGTTGACCATCGCGCTCCTCACCGACCAAGTGCGGTACGAGCGGGTGGCGCAGGCGGTCGTGTTTCTGCCGATGGCGATCTCCTTCGTCGCGGCGGGCGTCATCTGGCGGTTGATGTACGAGTTCCGTCCGCCACCGCTGCCGCAGACCGGCACGCTGAACGCCTTCCTGATGTTCGTGGCGCCTGGATTCGACCCACATGCCTGGCTGATCGACAACCCGCCCTGGAACAATCTGGCCCTCATTGTCGCGGCGGCGTGGGTCTGGACTGGATTCTGCATGGTGGTCCTCTCCGCCGCGCTGAAGGGTGTTCCCTCAGAGATTCGTGAGGCGGCGCGCGTCGACGGCGCGACGGAGCTGCAGGCCGTTCGTTTTGTCGTGATCCCCATGCTCGGCGACACCATCGCGGTCGTGGCGACCACGATGGTGATCTTCGCGCTCAAAGCCTTCGACATCGTCTACGTGATGACGAATGGGAACTACGAGACCGAGGTCATCGCGAATCGGATGTACAAGGAGATGTTCACGGTCCGGGACTTCGGGCACGCGAGCGCGCTCGCCGTGGTCCTCCTGCTGGCCGTCGTCCCGGCCATCGCGCTCAATCTCCGGCGTTTTCGCCAGCAGGGGGCAAGGTGA
- a CDS encoding ABC transporter substrate-binding protein has product MSIWLARRARFVVASIALALVAGCTPQAAQRPGAESSGKLGGSVDVLATWGGDEQDSFLAMVKPFEDQTGVHVQYESTRDLNAVLTTRVQGGNPPDVAGLPGPGQMAELARGGHLVDLAGVLDMSAMRDQYSDEWLRLGQVNGKQVGIFIKAAAKGLIWYDPKSFARAGYQKPASWDELMALSRRIADSGVTPWCIGLEGGASSGWPGTDWLEDIVLRQAGPDVYDQWYQGRLAWSSPEIKRAWQSWGQIVADPRMVFGGRQGMLATNFGDAGTPMFGDPPRCYLHHQASFITSFFLQANPGLNPVDDFDFFPFPDIDSQYAGAVEAAGDLFGMFKDTPQARALVKYLSTPQAQAIWVKRGGAISPNRQVPLTDYPDPLSTRSAQLLTGARTVRFDASDLMPDAMNTAFWKAILDYVNNPDSLDSILSTLDSVRTSAYAT; this is encoded by the coding sequence ATGAGCATCTGGCTGGCACGGCGTGCCCGATTCGTCGTAGCTTCAATCGCCCTGGCGCTTGTCGCGGGCTGCACGCCGCAGGCTGCGCAGCGGCCGGGCGCCGAATCCTCGGGAAAGCTTGGCGGCTCGGTCGACGTCCTGGCAACCTGGGGCGGGGACGAGCAGGACAGCTTTCTCGCCATGGTCAAACCCTTCGAAGATCAGACCGGCGTTCACGTCCAATACGAGTCGACGCGCGATCTGAACGCCGTGCTCACGACCCGCGTCCAGGGCGGGAACCCCCCGGATGTCGCGGGTCTCCCGGGGCCCGGGCAGATGGCGGAGCTGGCACGGGGCGGCCACCTGGTGGATCTCGCCGGCGTCCTCGACATGTCGGCGATGCGGGATCAGTATTCGGACGAGTGGCTGCGGCTCGGGCAGGTGAACGGTAAGCAGGTCGGGATCTTCATCAAGGCCGCGGCGAAAGGGCTCATCTGGTACGACCCGAAGTCTTTCGCCCGGGCCGGCTACCAAAAGCCGGCCTCATGGGACGAGCTGATGGCGCTCTCCCGCCGCATCGCGGACTCCGGTGTCACTCCGTGGTGCATCGGGTTGGAGGGTGGCGCGTCCAGCGGGTGGCCGGGCACCGACTGGCTCGAGGACATCGTGCTTCGCCAGGCAGGACCGGACGTGTACGACCAGTGGTATCAGGGCAGGCTCGCCTGGAGCTCGCCGGAGATCAAACGCGCTTGGCAATCGTGGGGCCAGATCGTCGCCGATCCCCGGATGGTCTTTGGCGGGCGCCAGGGGATGCTGGCGACGAACTTCGGCGACGCGGGCACCCCGATGTTCGGCGATCCCCCGCGGTGCTATCTCCACCACCAGGCCAGCTTCATCACCAGCTTCTTCCTTCAGGCCAACCCAGGGCTCAACCCCGTCGACGATTTCGACTTCTTCCCTTTCCCGGACATCGATTCGCAGTATGCCGGAGCCGTCGAGGCCGCCGGTGACCTGTTCGGCATGTTCAAAGACACGCCGCAGGCCCGCGCGCTCGTCAAATATCTGAGCACCCCACAGGCGCAGGCCATCTGGGTCAAGCGCGGCGGCGCGATCTCCCCGAACCGACAGGTTCCCCTGACCGACTATCCGGACCCCTTGTCCACCCGCTCGGCACAGCTCCTGACCGGTGCGCGGACCGTGCGCTTCGATGCCTCTGACCTCATGCCGGACGCGATGAACACGGCCTTCTGGAAGGCCATCCTCGACTACGTCAACAATCCAGACTCGCTTGATTCCATCCTCTCGACGCTCGACTCGGTTCGGACCAGCGCCTACGCCACGTAA
- a CDS encoding glycosyltransferase family 2 protein, whose product MPAHRSRISLVATVLNERRSLPALLASIADQTRAPDEVIIVDGGSDDGSYEILRTWASESPDRTALQVPGANISRGRNAAIARASGDIIAVTDGGVRLDPAWLERLAQPLEADCSIDVASGFFTSDPRTLFEWVLGATVLPTGDEIEPGGFLPSSRSVAIRRSMWEKAGGYPEWLDVCEDLVFDRALQAAGAQFVWVPDAIARFRPRAGFRAFFRQYYRYGRGDGKADLWRAQHVMRYIAFAAGALLLARARRQPGAAGLLVVGTAAYAYRPARRLVSSARARPTDDDGREPNAPRWDQRSGPGDRHPPFTPGDSVDFVRAAALILPIRIVGDVAKMLGYPVGLLWRTTHRDRIPAAGLRDDVAAARPRPVAATGSCDVTVIIVNYNTRERLRSCLRSVARSNGPPTIQVIVVDNASSDGSANMVAAEFPDVELVRNSANVGFARANNGAIERSCGRTVLLLNPDTELPPDALPTLVGYLDAHSDVGAVGPKLVLADGTLDLACRRSFPTPSVAFYRLSGLSRLFPGHPRFGRYNLRFLDADVEVDVDAVSGACMLVRREVIDQVGGLDERFFMYGEDLDWAYRIKAQGWRIRYNPGVVVRHYKGEASRQDSQRATIAFYDAMRLFYEKHYRSSTPPALRVVIVAGVWARLMWSLVKNALRAPSQRRVAT is encoded by the coding sequence ATGCCAGCGCACCGGTCGCGCATCTCACTGGTGGCGACCGTCCTCAACGAGCGACGAAGCCTCCCCGCGCTTCTCGCCTCCATCGCCGACCAGACGCGCGCTCCTGACGAAGTCATCATCGTCGACGGCGGATCCGACGACGGCTCCTACGAAATCCTACGAACGTGGGCGTCCGAGAGCCCCGATCGCACGGCGCTTCAGGTCCCGGGCGCCAACATTAGCCGCGGGCGAAACGCGGCCATCGCTCGCGCATCTGGCGACATCATCGCGGTCACGGACGGGGGCGTCCGCCTGGACCCCGCATGGCTCGAGCGGTTGGCCCAGCCTCTCGAAGCGGACTGCTCGATCGACGTGGCCAGCGGGTTCTTCACTTCCGACCCCCGCACGCTCTTCGAGTGGGTCCTCGGGGCCACCGTGCTCCCAACCGGGGACGAAATCGAGCCGGGCGGATTTCTCCCGTCCAGTCGTTCGGTGGCGATCCGCCGGTCGATGTGGGAAAAGGCTGGCGGATATCCCGAGTGGCTCGACGTTTGCGAGGACCTGGTGTTCGACCGCGCGTTACAGGCTGCCGGGGCGCAATTCGTGTGGGTCCCGGACGCCATCGCGCGGTTTCGGCCTCGCGCCGGCTTCCGCGCATTCTTCCGCCAGTACTATCGCTATGGACGCGGCGACGGGAAAGCGGACCTGTGGCGAGCGCAACACGTCATGCGCTACATCGCGTTCGCGGCGGGGGCTCTCCTCCTCGCGCGAGCCCGGAGGCAGCCCGGCGCCGCGGGCCTGCTCGTGGTCGGCACCGCCGCGTACGCGTATCGTCCGGCGCGCAGGCTGGTGTCGAGCGCGCGAGCTCGGCCCACGGACGACGACGGCCGCGAACCGAACGCGCCGAGGTGGGACCAGCGCAGCGGGCCAGGAGACCGCCACCCGCCGTTCACACCCGGCGATTCCGTCGACTTCGTGCGCGCTGCCGCGCTGATCTTGCCGATCCGGATCGTCGGCGACGTTGCGAAGATGCTGGGGTACCCGGTCGGCCTCCTCTGGCGGACCACCCACCGCGACCGCATCCCCGCGGCCGGCCTGCGCGACGACGTTGCCGCTGCGCGCCCACGCCCCGTCGCCGCCACCGGCAGTTGTGACGTGACCGTAATCATCGTCAATTACAACACGCGGGAGCGACTTCGCTCCTGCTTGCGATCGGTCGCCCGGAGCAACGGGCCGCCCACGATTCAGGTCATCGTCGTAGACAATGCGTCGTCGGATGGCAGCGCGAATATGGTTGCAGCGGAGTTCCCAGACGTCGAGCTGGTGCGCAATTCGGCGAACGTTGGCTTCGCGAGAGCCAATAACGGCGCGATCGAGCGTTCGTGCGGACGCACGGTTCTGCTCTTGAATCCAGACACCGAGCTTCCACCAGACGCCCTCCCGACACTCGTTGGTTATCTCGATGCCCATTCCGATGTCGGAGCTGTCGGCCCGAAGCTGGTTCTTGCAGATGGAACGCTCGATCTGGCATGTCGCCGCAGTTTCCCGACGCCTTCGGTCGCCTTTTACCGGCTCTCCGGGCTATCTCGTCTGTTTCCGGGACATCCGCGATTTGGACGCTACAATCTGCGGTTTCTGGACGCTGACGTCGAGGTGGATGTGGACGCGGTTTCGGGCGCCTGCATGCTCGTTCGGCGGGAGGTCATCGACCAGGTGGGTGGGCTCGATGAGCGCTTCTTCATGTACGGTGAGGATCTTGACTGGGCGTATCGCATCAAAGCCCAGGGATGGCGCATCCGATACAATCCGGGAGTGGTCGTGCGGCACTATAAGGGAGAGGCGAGCCGCCAGGACAGCCAGCGCGCCACCATCGCCTTTTACGACGCAATGCGGCTGTTTTATGAGAAGCACTACCGCTCATCGACGCCCCCGGCGCTCCGCGTGGTAATCGTGGCGGGCGTGTGGGCGCGGTTGATGTGGTCACTCGTGAAAAATGCGCTGCGAGCACCCAGCCAGCGTCGGGTGGCGACGTGA
- a CDS encoding sulfite exporter TauE/SafE family protein — protein MDPVLPWLMLFATAIFGGSLNAVAGGGTFLTFPSLVFAGILPKTANVTSTVALWPGTWASVAAYRRELAHHRPALVAVLASASLLGGLSGSLLLLSTPQITFVRLVPFLLLIATVLFACGRSLTSWLTRWTQVSDATSRRSLVGLWVAQFVMAIYGGYFGGGLGILMLAAFVAMGIDDIQEANALKSLLTACINGVAVIVFVLSGIVVWPHALVMLGGAVIGGYGAASIARRIDPRFVRAFVVAVGATMTLLFFFRA, from the coding sequence GTGGACCCTGTGCTGCCCTGGCTCATGCTCTTCGCCACGGCGATCTTCGGAGGCTCTCTCAACGCCGTCGCCGGCGGCGGGACGTTTTTGACCTTTCCGTCCCTGGTGTTCGCTGGCATCCTGCCCAAGACGGCGAACGTGACTAGCACCGTCGCCCTCTGGCCCGGCACATGGGCGAGCGTCGCCGCCTACCGGCGCGAGCTGGCGCATCACCGCCCGGCGCTCGTGGCGGTGCTGGCAAGCGCGAGCCTGCTGGGCGGCCTCAGTGGCTCGCTCCTCCTGCTGAGCACGCCGCAGATCACTTTCGTTCGCCTGGTCCCGTTTCTTCTGCTCATCGCGACGGTCCTCTTCGCGTGCGGGCGAAGTCTGACGAGCTGGCTGACACGGTGGACCCAGGTGAGCGACGCGACGTCGCGGCGATCACTCGTGGGGCTCTGGGTAGCTCAGTTCGTGATGGCGATCTACGGCGGCTATTTCGGCGGCGGGCTCGGGATTCTCATGCTCGCCGCGTTCGTGGCCATGGGGATCGACGACATCCAGGAAGCGAACGCGCTCAAAAGCCTGCTGACGGCGTGCATCAACGGTGTCGCGGTCATCGTCTTCGTCTTGTCGGGCATCGTCGTGTGGCCGCACGCGCTGGTCATGCTCGGCGGAGCCGTCATCGGCGGGTATGGCGCTGCCTCCATCGCGCGCCGCATCGACCCCCGCTTCGTACGGGCGTTCGTCGTTGCGGTCGGGGCGACGATGACGCTGCTCTTCTTCTTCCGGGCGTAG